From the genome of Campylobacter concisus:
ACTACTACATCATCTTGGTTTGCGTGATGATAAGCGGTATCGGCGCCGCGCTCTTTCACCCAAGTGCCGCAAGGATCGTAAACTACGCCTCAAACGCCAAAAATAGAGCCAAAAGCATAAGTATATTTTCTTTTGGAGGCAACGTGGGCTTTGCAGTTGGGCCCATTTTAGTCGCCGTTTTTGTGGGAAATTTTGGCCTAAAAGGGACGCTAGTCTTTATAATCAAATCAAATCGGCCTAGCCTCCGGCGTAATGCTTGGCCTTAGTATAACGATGGTTGCATATTCGCAACGGTCATCGGCAAGATCGCTGACATCTTTAGCCTTATACACTCATTTTACTTTGTCGCAGCAGTATCGCTTATATGCGCGGTTTCTAGCTACTTTTTAAGGTCAGTCACGAGATAAATAAATACCAAATTAAAATAAATTAACCTGATTTAAAATATTTAAATATTTTTTAGACTAATTACAATAAAATAACTAATTTAATTTAAGGAGTAAATTTGGAACCGTTACAACAAGAAAAAAAATATATGTTAAAAAGTGCCAGAGAGTTGGGGATTATATCTTGTATTGTGGCGATATTTAAGTATCTAGTTTTCGTTTCAGGGCTTTACAAAACCCTTGATCGTGATTTCAGTCTTATCCTCAAAGCATGCTGCGACTCTATCAGTTGGCTACTTTTATTTTTTGCCATTTCATTAATATGTTCTGTTTATAATTCCTCAAAACTAAGAACATATTTTAAAATTTTTACTATTTTAATTTTGATATATGTGATTTTAACTCTTTTGACTTTTAAAATTGTTATGTATCTAGGAGAAAGAAATTTTAACAATGATGATTTTATCTTTACGATATTGAATCATTTTTATAGCGACGAAGAGATCATGTATAATCATGACCTGTTTAAACAGCTATTTATTTATCGTAGCTATTTATTGAGAGTATTATTCGTAACAGCATCACTATTTTTATTTATATCTATCGCAAAATTAGGAAAAATAACAAAAGAAAAAATGTTTTGGACTTATGCATTATTTGGCGCATCTCACATAGCAAGCTACTTTATTAAAATTGATCACAAAATTTATGATTATATTGATATTGGAGCTTTCTTTCTTGCTTTAATCGCATGGTGGCGACTAAAGACACAAGTAAGTAGTAACGAAATTCAAGTAATTAGCAAAAATGGGATTTTAAATGTGACTACTATCAAATCTTCAAGCCAATTAGCCGCGAAAGCCTGCTTAGTTGGCCTTATCGCAACATTTTTTTACTATATATTTTTTGAATATTTGTTAGCACATCAAGAAAGAATGTCGCTTCGACCAATAATATTTATAAAGCCTCTTGCTTACGCGGTAGTATTAGTGGCTATTTACTCTGCCGTTAAGCAGATAGCACATACGTTAAATGAGATAAGACTACATACAAATTTCTTATTTTTCTCTATCCTTTTTGTGATATTTACAATAGCAAAAGCAACAACTGACTACATGTATATATATGCTTACGATTATACTTTTTTAAATATCTTTGGTACGCACAATGCCTCAATTAAATCTTTAGTTTCTAGCGCCAATACAATCTTATACATTGGAGTATTTGCTCATTTGTTAGCTACAGTATTTTTATTTTTATTTACAACAAGATTAGCAAGTGCAACTAAAAGTAGGCTATTTTGGATAAATTTTATATTATTTGCGATAAGTTCGGTCATACTTTTAGCACTACTATTTCCAGGTAGACCAGATTTTATAGGCCTTTTAACCAAAAACATAGATCTTTTTAATATGGCAGAGTTTTTCTTTTTATTAATTGCTTGGTATAGCGTGAAAAAAGATACAAGAGAATAGGATAGA
Proteins encoded in this window:
- a CDS encoding MFS transporter — its product is YYIILVCVMISGIGAALFHPSAARIVNYASNAKNRAKSISIFSFGGNVGFAVGPILVAVFVGNFGLKGTLVFIIKSNRPSLRRNAWP